Proteins encoded within one genomic window of Acidithiobacillus sp. AMEEHan:
- a CDS encoding AI-2E family transporter has translation MRLADLGVRDLLRIASVGFLLAVFAFLVWRIMAPFFGVLAWTSIIVYVTWPLRRWLGRHLPPWPTAVLMTFFFSLVFLLPFLFLSFHLFHELQSLLRSWSTADAHWHPLAQVQKSLWFAKIWDAIPLAWRASLHAGALSPDLNAWAARVGVFAGGLGKALGTLGLIWVSSLVFYRHGEDFLRQGRDVFASLLGAQFPQYLQTVGNTLRAVVYGIFATAIAQGLLAGLGYWVSGIAAPVLLTFLTMVFSLIPFGTPLVWGAASLWLLWQGHYYAGVGLFLWGALVVSWVDNLIRPWVISAAVHLPFLLVMFGVLGGIIAFGFLGIFLGPVLLAVVLNLWQRYVQSLRTVASGS, from the coding sequence GTGCGCCTCGCGGATCTTGGGGTTCGCGATCTGCTGCGTATCGCATCCGTTGGGTTTTTGCTGGCAGTCTTTGCCTTCCTCGTGTGGCGGATCATGGCACCCTTCTTTGGCGTGCTCGCCTGGACCTCGATCATCGTCTATGTCACTTGGCCCTTGCGGCGCTGGCTGGGTCGACATTTACCGCCCTGGCCCACCGCCGTTCTGATGACGTTCTTTTTTTCGCTGGTGTTTCTGCTCCCGTTTCTCTTCCTCAGCTTTCATCTTTTTCATGAACTGCAGAGCCTGCTACGAAGCTGGAGCACGGCCGACGCCCACTGGCACCCCTTGGCACAGGTACAAAAGAGCCTCTGGTTTGCAAAGATCTGGGATGCCATTCCCCTCGCCTGGCGAGCCAGCCTTCACGCCGGCGCGTTGAGCCCGGATCTAAACGCCTGGGCAGCGCGGGTAGGGGTCTTCGCAGGAGGGCTCGGCAAAGCACTCGGTACCCTGGGGTTGATCTGGGTCAGCAGCCTGGTCTTCTACCGCCATGGTGAGGACTTTCTGCGCCAAGGCCGGGATGTCTTCGCCAGTCTTTTGGGTGCGCAGTTCCCGCAGTATCTACAGACGGTGGGCAACACCCTGCGCGCGGTGGTGTACGGCATCTTCGCCACTGCCATCGCCCAGGGCCTGCTGGCAGGTCTGGGATACTGGGTGAGTGGGATAGCGGCGCCGGTGCTGCTGACCTTTCTCACGATGGTCTTTTCCTTGATTCCCTTTGGCACACCACTAGTCTGGGGCGCGGCGAGCCTCTGGTTGCTCTGGCAGGGACATTACTACGCGGGTGTCGGGCTCTTTTTGTGGGGCGCTTTGGTGGTCAGCTGGGTAGATAATCTGATCCGGCCCTGGGTGATTTCCGCCGCCGTGCATCTACCCTTCCTGCTGGTGATGTTTGGGGTACTGGGGGGGATCATCGCCTTTGGCTTTTTGGGGATTTTTCTCGGGCCCGTGTTGCTGGCCGTGGTCCTGAATCTCTGGCAGCGCTACGTGCAGAGCTTGCGGACCGTGGCTTCCGGCTCCTGA
- a CDS encoding malic enzyme-like NAD(P)-binding protein: MASESLRDRALAYHAAAPAGKVSVVPSKPCATQADLTLAYTPGVAEPVREIAADAEKAYDYTAKGNLVAVISNGTAVLGLGKVGPLAGKPVMEGKAVLFKRFADIDAFDIEVEARDAEHLIDVIAAIAPGFGGINLEDIAAPDCFLVERALQERLDIPVFHDDQHGTAVIVAAALRNALELQKKDLARAKIAIVGAGAAGLAIASILKKLGAQHCYLSDVHGVLHQGRQDLSEWHRPHASAPDGWTLEEMIRDADVLIGVSVKGAIPLELLASLAPRPVIFALANPDPEVDPWRARELRPDAIIATGRSDLPNQVNNALGFPFLFRGALDVRARAINAEMLAAAVEALASLARSEVPEELYAAYGLPLNSLHFGPDYIIPKPLDPRLRSIVAGAVAQAARDSGVARR; this comes from the coding sequence ATGGCCAGCGAGAGCCTGCGGGATCGCGCCCTGGCCTACCACGCCGCAGCGCCGGCGGGGAAGGTTAGCGTCGTCCCGTCCAAGCCCTGCGCCACGCAGGCAGATCTGACCTTGGCCTACACGCCTGGCGTTGCCGAGCCGGTACGCGAGATCGCTGCGGATGCGGAGAAGGCATACGACTACACGGCGAAGGGGAATTTGGTCGCGGTCATCAGCAATGGTACGGCAGTGCTTGGTCTGGGCAAAGTCGGCCCCCTCGCCGGCAAGCCGGTGATGGAAGGCAAGGCGGTGCTGTTCAAACGGTTTGCTGATATCGATGCCTTTGATATCGAGGTGGAAGCGCGCGATGCCGAACATCTAATCGACGTGATTGCCGCTATCGCTCCCGGTTTTGGTGGCATCAATCTGGAAGACATCGCGGCACCAGATTGCTTCCTCGTCGAGCGTGCCTTGCAAGAGCGCCTCGATATTCCGGTATTCCATGACGATCAGCACGGCACTGCGGTTATTGTGGCGGCGGCCTTGCGCAACGCCCTCGAACTCCAGAAAAAAGACCTCGCCAGAGCGAAAATCGCCATCGTCGGCGCCGGTGCGGCGGGCCTCGCCATTGCCAGCATCCTGAAAAAGCTGGGTGCCCAACACTGCTATCTGAGCGACGTGCATGGGGTGTTGCACCAGGGGCGGCAGGACTTGAGCGAGTGGCATCGGCCCCACGCTTCGGCACCCGACGGTTGGACACTGGAAGAGATGATCCGGGATGCGGATGTGCTCATCGGCGTCTCCGTGAAAGGTGCCATCCCTCTGGAGTTGCTTGCCAGCCTGGCCCCGCGCCCGGTGATTTTCGCCTTGGCGAACCCCGATCCCGAAGTAGACCCGTGGCGTGCACGCGAGCTACGTCCGGATGCCATCATCGCCACTGGGCGCTCGGACCTACCCAACCAAGTCAACAATGCTCTGGGTTTCCCGTTTCTCTTCCGGGGGGCTTTGGACGTGCGCGCCCGGGCAATCAATGCCGAGATGCTCGCCGCAGCGGTGGAGGCCCTGGCCTCCCTGGCACGCAGCGAGGTGCCGGAAGAGCTGTATGCGGCCTATGGACTACCCTTGAACAGTCTCCACTTCGGACCAGACTATATCATTCCCAAACCGCTTGATCCGCGCCTACGTAGCATTGTCGCCGGTGCGGTGGCGCAGGCGGCGCGGGATAGCGGCGTCGCGCGCAGGTAA
- the rpmE gene encoding 50S ribosomal protein L31 — MNLEIQPKYEEVTVTCSCGNTFKTRSTAARDLHIDLCSECHPFYTGKQRAVAAAGQVEKFRKRYGK, encoded by the coding sequence ATGAATCTCGAAATTCAGCCGAAATATGAGGAAGTCACCGTAACCTGCAGTTGCGGGAATACCTTCAAGACGCGCTCCACGGCCGCGCGCGACCTGCACATCGACCTGTGCTCTGAATGTCATCCATTCTACACCGGCAAGCAACGTGCCGTTGCTGCGGCGGGGCAGGTCGAGAAGTTTCGCAAGCGTTACGGTAAGTAA
- the rho gene encoding transcription termination factor Rho, with translation MPAPGAPSVNLSELKRKSATELALLCQDLGIDGAARQKKQELIFNILKAHARNGDAIYGDGVLEILQDGFGFLRAASGSYMAGPDDIYVSPSQIRRFNLQTGDTVSGQIRPPKEGERYFALLKVESINFEGPEATRNKVNFDDLTPLFPEEALRLESDHMVYGEPSARIIDLISPIGKGQRGLIVAPPKTGKTVLLQQIAHAITSNHPECYLIVLLIDERPEEVTEMQRSVKGEVVSSTFDEPATRHVQVAEIVLEKAKRLVEHKHDVVILLDSITRLARAYNTVVPSSGKVLTGGVDANALQKPKRFFGAARNIEEGGSLTIIATSLVETGSKMDEVIFEEFKGTGNMEVHLDRRLAEKRVYPAINLNKSGTRREELLIPQELLNKIWVLRKLLAPMDPMESMEFLLDKVRATKTNAEFFDSMNR, from the coding sequence ATCCCAGCTCCTGGAGCTCCCTCGGTCAATCTCAGCGAACTGAAGCGAAAATCGGCCACCGAGCTGGCGCTCCTGTGCCAGGATCTAGGAATCGATGGCGCGGCAAGGCAAAAGAAACAAGAACTGATCTTCAATATCCTCAAGGCCCATGCGCGCAATGGCGATGCCATTTATGGCGATGGAGTGCTGGAAATCCTGCAGGATGGCTTTGGCTTTTTGCGGGCGGCATCGGGTTCGTACATGGCGGGTCCCGACGATATCTATGTCTCGCCTTCGCAGATCCGGCGTTTCAACCTGCAGACTGGAGACACGGTCTCCGGGCAGATTCGCCCGCCCAAGGAGGGGGAGCGCTACTTTGCCCTGCTCAAAGTGGAAAGCATCAACTTCGAGGGGCCGGAGGCAACCCGCAACAAGGTCAATTTTGATGATCTGACGCCATTGTTTCCAGAAGAAGCCCTGCGCCTTGAGTCGGACCATATGGTCTACGGTGAGCCGTCGGCACGCATCATCGATTTGATCTCTCCGATCGGCAAGGGTCAGCGCGGTCTCATCGTAGCGCCGCCCAAGACCGGTAAAACGGTCCTGCTACAGCAAATTGCTCATGCCATCACCAGCAACCATCCGGAATGCTACCTGATCGTACTTTTGATCGATGAGCGCCCGGAAGAGGTGACGGAGATGCAGCGATCCGTGAAGGGTGAGGTGGTGTCCTCGACCTTCGATGAACCCGCCACCCGCCATGTGCAGGTCGCAGAGATCGTCTTGGAAAAGGCTAAGCGTCTGGTGGAACACAAGCATGACGTGGTCATTCTGCTCGATTCCATTACCCGCTTGGCGCGCGCCTATAATACTGTAGTGCCATCTTCGGGTAAGGTGCTTACCGGTGGTGTGGATGCCAACGCCCTACAAAAGCCGAAGCGCTTTTTTGGTGCCGCGCGCAACATCGAAGAAGGCGGTAGCCTGACCATCATCGCCACCTCGCTGGTGGAGACGGGTTCGAAGATGGACGAAGTGATCTTCGAGGAGTTCAAGGGCACCGGCAATATGGAAGTACACTTGGATCGTCGCCTGGCCGAGAAACGCGTCTATCCGGCCATCAATCTGAACAAATCCGGTACTCGCCGCGAAGAACTGCTCATTCCGCAGGAGCTTCTCAACAAGATCTGGGTGCTGCGCAAGCTGCTGGCACCCATGGATCCCATGGAATCGATGGAGTTCCTGCTGGACAAGGTGCGAGCGACCAAGACCAACGCCGAGTTTTTCGATTCCATGAACCGCTGA
- the trxA gene encoding thioredoxin TrxA translates to MSDVISHVSDETFDAEVLQSDKPVLVDFWAEWCGPCKMIAPVLEDVAGEYSDRMKVVKFNIDENPATPPQYGIRGIPTLLLFKGGKLEASKVGALSKAQLTAFLDSQL, encoded by the coding sequence ATGAGTGACGTAATTTCCCATGTATCTGATGAAACCTTCGACGCCGAAGTTTTGCAGTCCGACAAGCCTGTTTTGGTTGATTTTTGGGCGGAATGGTGCGGACCTTGCAAGATGATCGCCCCGGTTCTTGAGGACGTTGCCGGGGAATACTCCGATCGCATGAAAGTGGTCAAATTCAACATTGATGAGAATCCCGCCACTCCACCCCAATATGGTATTCGCGGCATTCCCACCCTGCTACTGTTCAAGGGCGGAAAACTCGAGGCCAGCAAAGTGGGCGCACTCAGCAAAGCGCAGCTCACCGCCTTCCTGGATAGTCAGCTTTGA
- a CDS encoding BamA/TamA family outer membrane protein, with the protein MLSRDWGIGARANLGALWLHGPIRNLPPDLRFFGGGQNSLPGYAYESQGPTDAQGAVVGGRLLAVAGIHIDRFITHDWAVGAFYDAGNAFDSFSSFHVLQDIGIGTRWYSPVGPIILDLAHPLIAPRAPAVRVALSVGFNF; encoded by the coding sequence ATGCTTTCTCGTGACTGGGGGATCGGCGCGCGAGCAAACCTGGGGGCGCTGTGGCTGCACGGACCAATTCGCAATTTGCCACCCGATCTGCGCTTTTTTGGCGGTGGACAAAACAGCCTTCCCGGATATGCTTACGAATCGCAAGGACCGACGGACGCCCAGGGAGCCGTGGTTGGTGGTCGCCTCTTGGCGGTAGCAGGGATTCATATCGACCGCTTTATTACCCACGACTGGGCAGTTGGCGCGTTTTACGATGCTGGCAACGCCTTCGATAGCTTTTCCTCGTTTCACGTCTTGCAGGATATCGGAATCGGGACGCGTTGGTATTCTCCCGTGGGGCCCATAATTCTCGATCTTGCACACCCCCTCATCGCGCCACGCGCCCCAGCCGTCCGCGTGGCACTCTCGGTAGGATTCAATTTCTGA